The nucleotide sequence TGTTTTGGCAGAAGATTGTGGCGGCGTTGCGGGTGGGAGGAAGGTTTTGCGGTCATATAATTGGCGATCGCGATTCTTGGACTGCTTATCCGCACATGAACTATCGTACCCGCGAACAGGTAATTGAATTGCTTGCTTCCTTTGAAATTGAGTGGTTAGAAGAAGAAGAACATCCAGGTAAGACCCCTCTGGGTGTAGAGAAACACTGGCATCTTTTCCACATTGTTGCTCGTAAAACTGTCTAAAAAGAGTAGTTTTGACTCTTAGTTTACTGCAATTATAAACAGTGTTTGATTCAATCATTACGAAAATTTCTTTCCCTACTTTCTTAACTTAATTTTTATGAAACGAAGACGCATTCTTACTTTTTTAAGTGGGTTTCTAGCCACATTGCTGCTAGCGATCGCTTTTAGGGTAGTTACACCTGCGCCAATTAATGCCGAATCTACAACGCTGCTAATTGCCGCCGCCGCCAGTTTGCAAGATGCCCTTAAAGAACTCGATCCGATTTTTGAAAAAGCTAATCAAGGCATTACTGTTAACTACAACTTTGCCGCATCTGGGCCACTTCAGCAGCAAATTGAACAGGGTGCGCCCGTTGATGTCTTTATTTCTGCGGCAACTAAACAAATGGATGTATTACAGAAGAAAAATCTGATTGTTACCAATACCCGCCGCAACTTACTAACCAATAGCTTAGTTCTCGTTGTTCCGAGTAATTCCACACTAGGGTTAAATAGTTTTCAGCAATTAACTAACCCCAACGTCAAGAAAATTTCAATGGGAGAACCCCGCAGCGTTCCGGCTGGACAATACGCTCAAGAATTATTTAAAAATTTGGGAATTTTAGAGCAGGTAAAACCCAAATTAGTATATGGCAACTCAGTGCGAAATGTTTTAGGAACAGTTGAGAGTGGTAACGCAGATGCGGGAATTGTTTATAGCACCGATGCCAAAGTTTCCGCGCGGGTAAAACAAGTAGCAACTGCTGCCAGTAATCAGCACTCCCCCATCGTTTACCCAATGGCAGTCATCTCTGCCAGTCGGCATCAGCAAGCGGCGGGTACTTATGCCCAATTTCTTACCAGTCCACAAGCTCAAGCCATCTTCAAGAAATACGGTTTTGGCATTGCTCAGTAAACAGTTATTAGTTATTGGTCATTGGTCATTAGGAAATATTTTTTACCTCATTTTCTCTACCTACCACTGACGCTGCCATGATTGTAGATCTCTCGCCATTATGGATATCACTTAAAACCGCAGGGCTAGCAACCATTTTTACCTTCTTTACAGGAATTGCGGCGGCCTACTGGATGCTAGGTTATCGGGGGCGCTGGAAGTCAGTTATTGAGGGCATTTTTGTTGCGCCGTTGATTTTGCCGCCGACAGTGGTGGGCTTTTTGTTGCTGTGGTTGTTTGGC is from Leptolyngbyaceae cyanobacterium and encodes:
- the modA gene encoding molybdate ABC transporter substrate-binding protein gives rise to the protein MKRRRILTFLSGFLATLLLAIAFRVVTPAPINAESTTLLIAAAASLQDALKELDPIFEKANQGITVNYNFAASGPLQQQIEQGAPVDVFISAATKQMDVLQKKNLIVTNTRRNLLTNSLVLVVPSNSTLGLNSFQQLTNPNVKKISMGEPRSVPAGQYAQELFKNLGILEQVKPKLVYGNSVRNVLGTVESGNADAGIVYSTDAKVSARVKQVATAASNQHSPIVYPMAVISASRHQQAAGTYAQFLTSPQAQAIFKKYGFGIAQ